In the genome of Sinobacterium caligoides, one region contains:
- the mobB gene encoding molybdopterin-guanine dinucleotide biosynthesis protein B produces MKTIGIIGWKNSGKTTLVCKLVSDIKARGLSVSTIKHTHHHDVEIDQPGKDSYLHRKAGANEVILATHKGWMIFHEQENEPELDEVIERISPVDVLLVEGYKLHHHPKILVFRPDMQKELLAGKINNIIAVASDQPIENCPVPVLDLNNATQIADFLLAADL; encoded by the coding sequence ATGAAAACCATCGGCATCATCGGCTGGAAAAACAGCGGCAAGACCACACTGGTCTGCAAGTTAGTCAGCGACATCAAGGCGCGAGGACTGTCTGTCTCGACCATCAAACACACCCACCACCACGATGTCGAAATCGACCAACCCGGAAAGGATAGCTACCTGCACCGCAAGGCCGGCGCCAACGAAGTTATCCTAGCCACCCACAAAGGCTGGATGATCTTTCACGAACAGGAGAATGAACCGGAACTCGACGAGGTAATAGAACGTATCAGCCCCGTCGATGTGCTACTGGTCGAGGGCTACAAGCTCCACCATCACCCCAAGATCTTAGTCTTCCGCCCCGATATGCAGAAAGAGCTGCTTGCCGGCAAGATCAACAACATCATTGCCGTCGCCTCAGACCAACCGATAGAAAACTGTCCCGTACCGGTACTCGACCTCAACAACGCCACACAGATCGCCGACTTTTTGCTCGCCGCCGATCTCTAG
- the hda gene encoding DnaA regulatory inactivator Hda, giving the protein MQQMTLAMGLGDEPSLDNFVTGDGNRLALAAVREQVTPQGEWYLYLYGNEGTGCSHLLKAASATVNGQCAGAAIYIDLYAAIGRQPRDLLDGLEDIELVCLDNMQAVAGRDDWQEGLFHFYNRCRDGNGAKLLLAGNSTPQRLGLSLADLESRLSWGIVIQLHELADEEKLEALRLRAVERGLQLSDEVCHFVLARAPRHIVELLAVLERLDQASLQEKRKITVPFVKSVMNW; this is encoded by the coding sequence ATGCAGCAGATGACATTGGCGATGGGGTTGGGTGACGAGCCTAGCCTAGACAACTTTGTGACCGGTGATGGTAACCGCCTAGCGTTGGCGGCGGTGCGTGAGCAGGTGACGCCGCAGGGCGAATGGTATCTCTATCTCTACGGTAATGAGGGTACCGGTTGCAGCCATCTATTGAAGGCGGCGTCGGCGACAGTCAATGGTCAGTGTGCCGGTGCGGCAATCTATATCGACCTGTATGCGGCCATCGGGCGGCAGCCCCGTGACTTACTCGATGGGCTAGAGGATATTGAGCTCGTCTGTCTCGATAATATGCAGGCGGTGGCTGGGCGCGATGATTGGCAGGAGGGTTTGTTTCATTTTTACAACCGCTGCCGCGACGGTAATGGTGCCAAGTTGTTGTTGGCGGGTAATAGTACGCCGCAGCGTCTTGGCTTGAGCTTGGCCGATCTGGAGTCGCGGCTGAGCTGGGGCATTGTCATTCAGCTGCATGAGCTGGCCGATGAAGAGAAGCTTGAGGCGTTGCGCTTGCGCGCCGTTGAGCGCGGTCTGCAGCTCAGTGATGAGGTTTGCCACTTTGTGCTGGCAAGGGCGCCGCGCCATATTGTTGAGCTATTGGCGGTGCTCGAGCGCTTGGATCAGGCCTCGTTGCAGGAAAAGCGCAAGATTACCGTGCCTTTCGTCAAGTCGGTGATGAACTGGTAG
- a CDS encoding DUF2066 domain-containing protein, translated as MLKGVKASMLLVLAVMTLVLWATGATAAPVNGLLDASVVVADQSTENRQQALKKLLGDVLVRYSGSTKVLANGAVKAALLKPQHYLNQYQYKLVDDAEGATQTLLVADFQARPINDLLRREQLPVWSANRPSIVLWVVIDDDTGRKIVSDSNRPAFAAALKENAVRRGLPVSLPIYDMSDLMQVSSDDVWQVQQQEIAKASKRYDADALLVGRVIATAEGGWRSSWSLSSGELRTSFSSEGRDFSALLAPVIDQTAEQLSRQYAIVAGVDSGEQLQLSVSGLDSFADYSAAMLYLRSVAVVKSLTPILVHGDSAVFALKLSGSEEQLWQAIALSNQLQAVAAALQPPAQPKPQLAPVASGADASLAVEPTAVQKRLIAPVRYLRWR; from the coding sequence ATGTTGAAGGGCGTGAAGGCCAGTATGTTGTTGGTCTTGGCTGTGATGACCTTGGTATTGTGGGCGACAGGCGCGACTGCGGCGCCGGTGAACGGCTTATTGGACGCCAGCGTGGTGGTTGCTGATCAGAGCACAGAGAATCGTCAGCAGGCTTTAAAAAAGCTTCTTGGCGACGTGTTGGTTCGCTATTCGGGCTCGACCAAGGTGTTAGCCAATGGTGCGGTGAAGGCGGCGCTACTGAAGCCACAACACTACTTAAATCAATACCAGTACAAGCTTGTCGACGACGCAGAGGGCGCAACGCAGACGCTATTGGTTGCCGACTTCCAGGCGAGACCCATCAATGATCTGTTACGTCGTGAACAGCTGCCGGTGTGGTCGGCCAATCGGCCGAGCATTGTACTGTGGGTGGTGATCGATGATGACACTGGGCGCAAGATTGTCAGCGATAGCAACCGCCCCGCCTTTGCGGCAGCACTGAAAGAGAATGCTGTGCGTCGTGGCCTGCCAGTCTCCCTGCCAATCTATGATATGAGCGACCTGATGCAGGTTTCCAGCGATGATGTTTGGCAGGTACAGCAGCAGGAAATTGCCAAGGCATCAAAGCGCTATGACGCCGATGCGCTGTTGGTTGGTCGTGTTATCGCTACTGCCGAGGGCGGTTGGCGCTCGAGCTGGTCGTTGAGCAGTGGTGAGCTGCGGACCAGCTTCAGTAGTGAAGGTCGTGACTTTTCTGCACTGTTGGCGCCGGTGATCGATCAGACTGCCGAGCAGTTGTCGAGGCAGTATGCCATCGTCGCCGGTGTTGATAGCGGCGAGCAGCTGCAACTGAGTGTTAGCGGACTCGATAGCTTTGCCGACTATAGTGCGGCGATGCTCTACCTGCGCAGTGTGGCGGTGGTGAAGAGCTTGACGCCGATATTGGTGCATGGCGACAGCGCGGTCTTCGCACTCAAACTTAGTGGTAGTGAGGAACAGTTGTGGCAGGCCATCGCCTTGAGTAATCAGCTGCAGGCGGTCGCGGCGGCGTTACAACCGCCGGCGCAGCCGAAGCCGCAACTGGCTCCGGTTGCCAGCGGCGCAGATGCCTCGCTGGCAGTCGAGCCGACAGCGGTACAGAAGCGTTTAATTGCCCCGGTACGTTACTTACGTTGGCGGTGA
- a CDS encoding DUF3108 domain-containing protein, protein MDQSPIRAIFCTLVIAHLKQQTANEALILPSRLRHILSLCYSALALSLPLQAHADEAARTLDIVEYSASYQTHAMGLDITAKRQLKQLDNNQYQLLNNSEVMFYSITEESRFQLNSDGQLKTNSYQQQRKGLGSNKSIEQQWNWSAQSVISRYKGRDYRYAITPQSLDKLNYQLALRRDAQRLGDNFGQQRYTIADRKRLRDDFLIDYLGEEVITTPLGRFNAVKFERRKDDDENNIIWLAKDWHYMILKISHCEQKQCEDILLSEAVVDGQQMTGLTAAKH, encoded by the coding sequence GTGGATCAAAGCCCTATTCGCGCTATTTTCTGTACACTGGTTATTGCGCATTTAAAACAACAAACCGCTAATGAGGCCCTCATCTTGCCCAGCCGCCTGCGACACATACTATCACTTTGCTATAGCGCCCTGGCCCTCAGCCTACCTCTACAAGCGCATGCCGACGAGGCAGCAAGAACTCTAGACATTGTCGAATACAGCGCCAGCTATCAAACCCACGCGATGGGGCTCGACATCACCGCCAAACGGCAGTTAAAGCAGCTCGATAACAACCAGTATCAATTGCTCAACAACAGCGAGGTGATGTTCTATAGCATCACCGAGGAAAGTCGCTTCCAGCTCAACAGCGACGGCCAACTCAAGACCAACAGCTACCAGCAGCAGCGCAAAGGTCTTGGCTCCAATAAATCGATAGAGCAACAGTGGAACTGGAGCGCACAGAGCGTGATCAGCCGCTACAAAGGCAGAGACTACCGCTATGCCATCACGCCACAGAGCCTAGACAAACTCAACTACCAGCTGGCACTGCGTCGCGATGCCCAGCGTCTCGGCGATAATTTCGGCCAACAACGCTATACCATCGCCGACCGCAAGCGCCTGCGTGACGACTTCCTCATCGACTACCTGGGCGAAGAGGTCATTACCACACCGCTGGGTCGCTTCAACGCCGTTAAGTTTGAACGCCGTAAAGATGACGATGAAAACAACATCATCTGGTTGGCAAAAGACTGGCACTACATGATACTCAAGATCAGCCACTGCGAGCAGAAACAGTGCGAAGACATACTGCTATCCGAGGCGGTCGTCGACGGTCAACAGATGACCGGACTTACCGCCGCCAAGCACTAG
- a CDS encoding alpha/beta fold hydrolase, protein MTKTPLPPPDITKNLRFDGPNDADTTLILAHGAGAGMDHEFMQQVAAGIASHGIQVIRFEFPYMAKRRLDGRKYPPDRAPKAMLAFQQLINHVQQHYSSRRLFIGGKSMGGRLASLLAAEYKPNRGVDGVICLGFPFCAPGKPEVNRGEHLAEIRLPTLIIQGERDSFGGREAIESFPFSAQVSAQLLPDGDHSFKPRVKSGHTLDTNIEQAIASVAAFCLHSPADLSDMA, encoded by the coding sequence ATGACCAAAACGCCACTACCGCCCCCAGACATCACCAAAAATCTGCGCTTTGACGGCCCCAATGACGCCGATACTACGCTGATCCTCGCCCACGGCGCCGGCGCCGGCATGGATCATGAGTTTATGCAGCAGGTGGCCGCAGGTATTGCCAGCCATGGTATTCAGGTGATCCGCTTCGAGTTTCCCTATATGGCCAAGCGCCGACTCGATGGCCGCAAGTATCCTCCGGATCGTGCGCCGAAGGCGATGCTCGCCTTTCAACAGCTAATCAATCATGTACAACAACATTACTCGAGCCGACGACTATTCATCGGTGGCAAATCCATGGGCGGCCGCCTAGCCAGTCTGTTAGCCGCGGAATACAAGCCCAATCGCGGTGTCGATGGCGTCATCTGCCTCGGATTCCCCTTCTGCGCCCCCGGTAAACCCGAGGTCAATCGCGGCGAACATCTCGCCGAGATACGACTACCAACGCTGATCATCCAGGGTGAACGCGATAGCTTCGGCGGCCGCGAGGCTATCGAAAGCTTCCCTTTTTCAGCTCAGGTCAGCGCCCAGCTGCTGCCCGACGGCGACCACTCATTTAAGCCACGGGTGAAGTCGGGCCACACCCTCGATACCAACATCGAGCAAGCCATAGCCAGCGTCGCTGCCTTCTGCCTGCACTCGCCAGCCGACCTCAGCGACATGGCTTAG
- a CDS encoding PLP-dependent cysteine synthase family protein, translating to MRAWVNQAVQKINADYNRSADSHLIKLEMGGLGDIDIYLKDESCHPTGSLKHRLARSLFLYAICNGWIGKNTPVIESSSGSTAVSEAYFARLLGLEFIAVVPKSTSPQKLEMIKHYGGRCHLVEPSAIYDESRRLAQEMNGHYMDQFTYAERATDWRGNNNIAESTFAQLSQEPNPIPEWLIMGAGTGGTTATLGRFIRYHTLPTQLCLADPENSVFHQAAETKCRDITQPTPSRIEGIGRPRVEPSFIPELIDRSIKVPDAASVACVRFLEGILHRKCGGSTGTNLWATLQLASELKGQKCSLVTFICDGGERYTNTYYNDDWVRDQQMDLSPYNTALESFTKTGILPAV from the coding sequence ATGCGCGCATGGGTTAATCAAGCAGTACAGAAGATCAATGCCGACTATAACCGCTCGGCCGACAGCCACCTGATCAAGTTAGAGATGGGGGGCCTCGGGGATATTGATATCTATCTAAAAGACGAGTCCTGTCACCCTACCGGCAGCCTTAAGCATCGCCTAGCGCGCTCGCTTTTTCTCTACGCCATCTGTAATGGCTGGATCGGCAAGAACACCCCCGTTATCGAATCATCCTCCGGCAGCACCGCCGTCTCCGAGGCCTACTTTGCTCGCCTGCTGGGGCTTGAGTTCATCGCCGTCGTGCCAAAATCGACCTCACCACAAAAGCTCGAGATGATTAAGCACTATGGCGGCCGCTGTCACTTGGTCGAGCCTAGCGCCATCTACGACGAATCCCGCCGCCTAGCTCAGGAGATGAACGGCCACTACATGGACCAGTTCACCTACGCCGAGCGGGCCACGGACTGGCGCGGCAATAACAACATCGCCGAGTCGACCTTCGCGCAGCTGAGCCAGGAGCCCAACCCAATCCCTGAATGGCTGATCATGGGCGCCGGCACCGGCGGCACCACCGCCACCCTCGGTCGTTTTATTCGCTACCACACGCTGCCGACACAGCTCTGCCTGGCCGACCCCGAGAACTCCGTGTTTCATCAGGCCGCCGAGACTAAGTGTCGCGACATCACCCAGCCAACACCTTCTCGCATCGAGGGCATCGGCCGCCCCCGCGTCGAGCCCTCCTTTATCCCCGAGCTGATCGACCGCAGCATCAAAGTTCCCGATGCTGCCTCGGTTGCCTGCGTGCGCTTCCTCGAGGGTATATTACATCGCAAATGCGGCGGCTCTACCGGCACCAACCTGTGGGCGACCCTGCAGCTCGCCAGTGAGCTGAAGGGGCAGAAATGCAGCCTCGTCACCTTCATCTGTGACGGTGGCGAACGCTACACCAACACCTACTACAATGACGACTGGGTGCGCGATCAGCAGATGGATTTAAGCCCCTATAACACTGCCTTAGAATCCTTTACTAAGACCGGTATCTTGCCCGCAGTGTGA
- the purM gene encoding phosphoribosylformylglycinamidine cyclo-ligase, which produces MTSGKTPSNSNTPSLSYKDAGVDIDAGNALVERIKGVAKRTRRPEVMAGLGGFGALCEIPSGYRKPVLVSGTDGVGTKLRLALNTGIHDSIGIDLVAMCVNDLIVLGAEPLFFLDYYATGALNVDTATSVVEGIGKGCELSGCSLVGGETAEMPGMYEGDDYDLAGFCVGVVEKDEIIDGSKVAVGDSLIALASSGAHSNGYSLIRKIIEVSGVDLEQQQVDGQPLSKVLMEPTRIYVKSLLKLIKSQNVHALSHITGGGLLENIPRVLPDGAKAVINTDSWQLPELFQWLQQNGNVDAVEMYRTFNCGVGMVICVPSDEADKALEMLAAEGEQAWKIGEIAALADGEEAVELVGA; this is translated from the coding sequence ATGACTTCAGGCAAGACTCCTTCGAACAGCAATACTCCTTCTTTGAGCTACAAAGACGCCGGCGTTGATATTGATGCGGGTAACGCGCTGGTCGAGCGTATTAAAGGGGTCGCCAAGCGCACCCGTCGCCCAGAGGTCATGGCTGGGCTCGGTGGCTTTGGCGCGCTCTGTGAGATCCCCAGCGGCTACCGCAAGCCCGTACTGGTCTCCGGCACCGACGGCGTCGGCACCAAGCTTCGCCTAGCACTGAACACTGGTATTCACGACAGCATCGGCATCGATCTTGTGGCCATGTGTGTCAATGACCTCATCGTCCTTGGCGCCGAGCCGCTGTTCTTCCTCGACTACTACGCCACCGGCGCCCTCAACGTCGACACCGCTACCTCTGTAGTTGAAGGCATCGGCAAGGGCTGTGAGCTTTCTGGTTGCTCCCTCGTTGGTGGCGAGACCGCTGAGATGCCCGGCATGTACGAAGGCGATGACTATGATCTCGCTGGCTTCTGTGTCGGCGTGGTCGAGAAGGATGAGATCATCGATGGCAGCAAGGTCGCCGTCGGCGACAGCTTGATCGCCCTCGCCTCTTCCGGTGCGCACTCCAACGGCTACTCGTTAATCCGCAAGATCATCGAGGTTAGCGGTGTCGACCTAGAACAACAGCAGGTCGACGGACAGCCACTATCGAAGGTACTGATGGAGCCGACCCGCATCTATGTGAAGTCACTATTGAAGCTGATTAAGTCACAGAACGTGCACGCGCTCTCTCACATCACCGGCGGCGGCCTACTTGAAAACATCCCGCGCGTCCTACCTGATGGCGCCAAGGCGGTGATCAATACCGATAGCTGGCAGCTACCTGAGCTCTTCCAGTGGCTACAGCAAAACGGCAACGTCGATGCCGTCGAGATGTACCGCACCTTCAACTGTGGCGTCGGCATGGTTATCTGCGTACCGAGCGACGAGGCCGATAAGGCGCTCGAAATGCTGGCCGCCGAAGGCGAGCAGGCATGGAAGATTGGTGAAATTGCCGCCCTCGCCGATGGTGAAGAAGCGGTCGAACTCGTCGGAGCCTAA
- a CDS encoding cytochrome P450 has protein sequence MAEAVTIDKEYQTAPDNRDLSHIPGADGLPYIGKGLKFIFSLDTLAQQHYDKFGEVSRVRALNQAWLMVLGADNWQRILLDREKNFSTKKGYESSLGDFYPDGLLLRDHDEHKLQRRLLQKAFKTQAMKGYITQMTPVLQRKIAAVDVSQPCLFGPMVKDALLDVGAKIFIGMDVENDDTARLNKAFVDINHGLLAQVKFDIPGTSFGRGKRGMRALHSFFRDEIPLRRKGSAEDMFSHMCREQQDDGRYFDDWDVIANAAFLLFAAHDTTTSTLNSIMMYTTAHPEWQEKMRAEVEALAKDELDYDDLDKLVVIDRVFHEAIRLVPPAPIGTRRTIRECEMGGYTIPANTKVFIPFPFNHRDPRYWTEPLRFDPDRFSPERQEHKNHPFCYHPFGGGAHKCIGMHFAAMLVKVFMFHFLKHYRYRTPEDYQPKLQWAPLPKPTKLPLLLERI, from the coding sequence ATGGCAGAGGCAGTGACTATCGATAAGGAATATCAAACGGCCCCCGACAATCGGGACCTGAGTCATATTCCCGGGGCTGATGGGCTTCCCTATATCGGCAAGGGGCTTAAGTTTATCTTCAGTCTCGATACCTTGGCACAGCAGCATTACGATAAGTTCGGTGAGGTGTCACGCGTTCGTGCGCTCAATCAGGCCTGGTTGATGGTGTTGGGAGCGGATAATTGGCAGCGAATTTTACTGGATAGGGAAAAGAACTTTTCGACCAAGAAAGGCTATGAGTCGTCTCTTGGCGATTTTTATCCGGATGGTTTGTTGTTGCGTGATCATGATGAGCACAAGCTGCAGCGCCGCCTGTTGCAGAAAGCATTCAAAACGCAGGCGATGAAGGGCTATATCACGCAGATGACGCCAGTGTTGCAGCGTAAGATTGCCGCGGTGGATGTATCCCAACCCTGCCTCTTCGGACCGATGGTGAAGGACGCCCTGCTCGATGTAGGGGCAAAAATCTTTATTGGTATGGATGTTGAAAACGACGATACCGCAAGGCTTAACAAGGCCTTTGTCGACATCAATCATGGGCTGCTGGCGCAGGTGAAATTCGATATTCCAGGCACCAGCTTTGGCCGTGGCAAGCGTGGAATGCGGGCGCTGCACAGCTTTTTCAGGGATGAGATCCCGCTGCGCCGAAAAGGCTCTGCGGAAGATATGTTTTCACATATGTGTCGCGAGCAGCAGGATGATGGTCGCTATTTTGATGATTGGGACGTCATTGCCAATGCGGCTTTCCTGTTGTTTGCCGCCCACGACACCACCACCAGCACGCTCAACAGCATTATGATGTATACGACGGCACATCCGGAGTGGCAGGAAAAGATGCGGGCCGAGGTTGAGGCGTTGGCTAAAGACGAGCTCGATTACGATGACCTGGATAAGCTGGTGGTGATTGATCGGGTGTTTCACGAGGCGATACGGCTCGTGCCGCCGGCACCGATCGGTACGCGGCGCACGATTCGGGAGTGTGAAATGGGCGGATATACCATTCCCGCGAATACCAAGGTATTTATTCCCTTCCCGTTTAATCATCGCGACCCGCGTTACTGGACTGAGCCGTTGCGTTTCGACCCCGATCGCTTCTCGCCAGAGCGGCAAGAGCACAAGAATCACCCGTTCTGTTACCACCCTTTCGGCGGTGGGGCGCACAAGTGTATCGGCATGCATTTCGCGGCGATGTTGGTGAAAGTGTTTATGTTTCATTTCCTGAAGCACTACCGTTACCGTACCCCGGAAGATTATCAGCCCAAGCTACAGTGGGCACCGCTGCCTAAGCCGACTAAGCTGCCGCTGCTGCTCGAGCGTATCTAG
- a CDS encoding S-(hydroxymethyl)glutathione dehydrogenase/class III alcohol dehydrogenase: MKTRAAVAWGPGQPLKMEELDLEMPKAGEVLVRIVATGVCHTDAFTLSGDDPEGIFPAVLGHEGGGIVERVGEGVTSVAVGDHVIPLYTAECGECKFCKSGKTNLCSAVRETQGKGLMPDGTSRFSKDGEPIYHYMGCSTFSEYTVLPEVSLANISKEAPLEKVCLLGCGVTTGMGAVTNTADVQPGDTVAVFGLGGIGLSAIIGAKMAKAGRIIAIDINEDKFEMAQQLGATDVVNPKKFDKPIQEVIVEMTDGGVDYSFECVGNVHLMRSALECCHKGWGESIIIGVAGAGQEIATRPFQLVTGRVWKGSAFGGVKGRSQLPDYVQRYMDGEFELDCFITHTMALEDINDAFDLMHAGKSIRTVIHFDK, encoded by the coding sequence ATGAAGACGCGTGCAGCAGTAGCTTGGGGTCCAGGCCAGCCATTGAAGATGGAAGAGCTAGACCTTGAGATGCCTAAAGCCGGTGAGGTGCTAGTGCGCATCGTTGCTACCGGCGTCTGTCATACCGATGCGTTCACACTCTCCGGTGATGACCCAGAGGGAATATTTCCGGCCGTGCTCGGTCACGAGGGTGGAGGGATTGTCGAGCGCGTCGGTGAGGGGGTTACCAGCGTTGCCGTCGGTGACCACGTCATTCCTCTCTATACTGCCGAGTGTGGTGAGTGTAAGTTCTGCAAGTCGGGCAAGACCAACCTCTGCTCAGCAGTCCGCGAGACTCAGGGCAAAGGTTTGATGCCAGATGGCACCAGCCGCTTCTCGAAGGATGGTGAGCCGATCTATCATTACATGGGCTGCTCAACCTTCTCTGAGTACACCGTGCTACCCGAGGTCTCCCTCGCCAACATCAGTAAAGAGGCGCCGCTGGAGAAGGTTTGCCTGCTCGGCTGTGGTGTCACCACCGGCATGGGGGCGGTAACCAATACTGCTGACGTGCAGCCGGGTGACACGGTGGCGGTATTTGGCCTCGGCGGCATCGGTCTGTCGGCGATTATCGGCGCTAAAATGGCCAAGGCGGGGCGTATCATTGCTATCGACATCAACGAAGATAAGTTCGAGATGGCGCAGCAGCTGGGCGCTACCGACGTGGTTAACCCGAAGAAATTCGATAAGCCTATTCAGGAGGTTATCGTTGAGATGACCGACGGTGGTGTCGACTACTCCTTCGAGTGCGTGGGCAATGTGCATCTGATGCGTTCAGCGTTAGAGTGCTGCCACAAGGGGTGGGGTGAGTCGATCATCATCGGTGTGGCCGGTGCTGGTCAGGAGATTGCTACCCGACCATTCCAATTGGTTACTGGTCGAGTCTGGAAAGGCAGTGCCTTCGGTGGCGTTAAGGGGCGCTCGCAACTTCCTGACTACGTACAGCGTTACATGGACGGTGAGTTCGAACTCGACTGCTTCATCACGCACACCATGGCGCTCGAAGACATTAATGATGCCTTCGACCTGATGCATGCGGGTAAGTCGATTCGCACCGTGATCCACTTCGATAAGTAG
- the purN gene encoding phosphoribosylglycinamide formyltransferase, protein MTTTTASTTKRCRLVVLISGSGSNLQAFIDKAGDAEHPFEVCAVLSNRADAYGLERAAKAGISTAVVDHKAFADRDSFDRALMAKIDAFEPDLVILAGFMRILTGSFTRHYLGRLLNIHPSLLPKYTGLHTHQRALDAGDESSGCTVHFVTEELDGGPPIVQASVPILPGDDADAIAARVLIKEHIIYPMAAAWFSEGRLRLDGECAQLDDKALPATGQAFD, encoded by the coding sequence TTGACGACAACCACCGCAAGCACGACGAAGCGCTGCCGCCTCGTCGTCCTCATCTCCGGTAGCGGCTCCAACCTACAGGCCTTTATCGACAAGGCCGGCGACGCCGAGCACCCGTTCGAAGTCTGTGCCGTGCTCAGTAATCGCGCCGATGCCTACGGGCTCGAGCGGGCCGCCAAGGCCGGCATCAGCACCGCTGTCGTCGATCATAAAGCCTTCGCCGATCGTGATAGCTTCGATCGTGCACTGATGGCGAAGATCGATGCCTTCGAGCCCGACCTAGTGATTCTCGCCGGCTTCATGCGTATTTTGACCGGTTCCTTCACCCGCCACTACCTCGGCCGCCTACTGAATATCCACCCCTCACTGTTGCCGAAGTACACCGGCCTGCACACTCACCAGCGCGCCCTCGACGCCGGTGATGAGAGCTCAGGCTGCACCGTCCACTTCGTCACCGAAGAGCTTGATGGTGGTCCGCCAATCGTTCAGGCGAGCGTCCCCATCCTGCCCGGAGATGACGCCGATGCTATCGCCGCTCGCGTGCTGATCAAGGAGCACATCATCTACCCGATGGCTGCCGCCTGGTTCAGCGAGGGGCGCCTGCGTCTCGATGGCGAGTGCGCACAGCTCGATGACAAAGCACTGCCCGCTACGGGACAGGCTTTCGACTAG
- the fghA gene encoding S-formylglutathione hydrolase, with product MSVSLELQSANRMFEGWHKKYRHRSSALNCEMTFSIYLPPQVDEGIKVPVVYWLSGLTCTDDNFSHKAGAQRWAAELGLALVIPDTSPRGEGVADDPEGAYDMGLGAGFYINATQAPWNSHYNMYDYIVSELPALVEDVFPVSDQRAISGHSMGGHGALMIALKNSDRYSSVSAFAPIVNPTLCPWGEKVFGNYLGDDRSEWQQYDTVELINAGYGKGLPILVDQGSADSFLEQQLLTDNLIAAAQQQKLDAEVRYCEGYDHSYFFMASFIEQHLRFHAQFLA from the coding sequence ATGTCTGTATCGTTAGAGCTTCAATCAGCCAACCGCATGTTCGAGGGTTGGCACAAGAAATACCGCCACCGTTCATCGGCGCTTAACTGCGAGATGACTTTTTCGATCTACTTGCCGCCGCAGGTGGACGAAGGTATTAAGGTGCCTGTGGTCTACTGGCTGTCGGGTCTTACCTGTACCGACGACAACTTTAGTCATAAGGCAGGCGCTCAGCGCTGGGCAGCGGAGCTGGGGCTGGCACTCGTGATTCCTGATACCAGCCCGCGTGGCGAGGGGGTGGCCGATGACCCTGAGGGAGCCTATGACATGGGCTTGGGTGCCGGCTTTTATATCAACGCGACGCAGGCACCGTGGAACAGTCATTACAATATGTACGATTATATTGTCAGCGAGTTGCCTGCACTGGTAGAGGATGTGTTTCCGGTTAGCGATCAGCGTGCGATCAGCGGCCACTCCATGGGCGGCCACGGCGCGCTGATGATCGCCCTGAAAAACAGCGACCGCTACAGCTCGGTGTCTGCGTTCGCGCCGATCGTCAATCCGACGCTCTGCCCCTGGGGCGAGAAGGTGTTTGGCAACTACCTAGGCGACGATCGCAGCGAGTGGCAGCAGTATGATACTGTTGAATTGATCAACGCAGGCTACGGCAAGGGTTTACCCATATTGGTCGATCAAGGCAGCGCCGATAGCTTTCTTGAGCAGCAGTTACTGACCGATAATTTGATTGCCGCGGCTCAGCAGCAGAAGCTGGATGCTGAGGTGAGATATTGCGAAGGCTATGATCATAGTTATTTCTTCATGGCCTCGTTTATCGAGCAGCATCTGCGCTTCCATGCGCAGTTTCTTGCCTAA